From the genome of Gemmatimonadales bacterium, one region includes:
- the aroA gene encoding 3-phosphoshikimate 1-carboxyvinyltransferase, translating into MPGDKSITHRTLLLGALAGGTSHVGGALTSLDARSSARVLRQLGAEISPLRLGRVVAIRGRRRLTRPLTPLDCGNSGTTTRLLLGVLAGHRFSATLTGDGSLRRRPMRRVTLPLAKMGARFVEHRGDGLPLTVRGGPLTPLRYELPVSSAQIKSALLLAGLTGGVEIELLERHGRSRDHSERLLRAFGYDVVEREGWIHFRPTGRLEPFDIQVPGDPSSAAFLVGAAALAEAGELRVVGVGVNPTRTGFLGVLARMGAAVDLAEATEHFGEPVADLLIRPAELRATEVTAREIPGLIDEIPLLAVLAARAAGTTIFRQVGELRVKESDRLSLIAENLRSVGSQAEVSGDDLYVEGSQAAPRGRVRTAADHRLAMAFAVLGTVPGARVTIDDLACAAVSFPDFPQTLRSIRRRGKR; encoded by the coding sequence GTGCCCGGCGACAAGAGCATCACCCACCGGACGCTGCTGCTGGGCGCGCTGGCCGGGGGGACGAGTCACGTGGGCGGCGCGCTCACCTCGCTGGACGCACGGTCCAGCGCGCGGGTGCTTCGGCAGCTTGGCGCGGAGATCTCGCCGCTCCGACTGGGGCGGGTGGTTGCCATCCGGGGCCGCCGGCGCCTCACCCGGCCGCTGACGCCGCTCGACTGCGGAAACTCCGGAACGACCACGCGCCTCCTCCTCGGGGTCCTCGCCGGCCACCGGTTCAGCGCCACGCTCACCGGCGACGGCTCCCTTCGCCGCCGGCCGATGCGCCGGGTCACCCTGCCGCTGGCAAAGATGGGCGCGCGATTCGTCGAGCACCGCGGTGACGGACTGCCGCTCACCGTGCGGGGCGGGCCGCTCACGCCGCTCCGCTACGAGCTGCCGGTCTCGAGCGCGCAGATCAAGAGCGCCCTCCTCCTGGCCGGACTCACCGGCGGGGTCGAGATCGAGCTGCTGGAGCGGCACGGCCGCTCGCGCGACCACAGCGAGCGCCTGCTCCGCGCGTTCGGGTACGACGTGGTGGAGCGAGAGGGCTGGATCCACTTCCGGCCCACCGGCCGGCTGGAGCCGTTCGATATCCAGGTCCCCGGGGACCCATCGTCGGCCGCGTTCCTGGTCGGTGCCGCCGCGCTCGCGGAGGCCGGTGAGCTCCGGGTGGTGGGCGTCGGAGTCAATCCCACTCGGACCGGCTTTCTCGGCGTGCTCGCGCGGATGGGTGCCGCGGTCGATCTGGCGGAAGCCACCGAGCACTTCGGTGAACCGGTGGCCGATCTGCTGATCCGGCCGGCGGAGCTTCGGGCCACGGAGGTGACTGCGCGGGAGATCCCGGGTCTCATCGACGAGATTCCGCTGCTCGCCGTGCTGGCCGCGCGCGCGGCGGGCACCACGATCTTTCGCCAGGTAGGCGAGCTGCGGGTCAAGGAAAGCGACCGGCTAAGCCTCATCGCGGAGAACCTGCGCTCGGTGGGATCGCAGGCGGAGGTCTCCGGCGACGATCTCTACGTGGAGGGAAGCCAGGCCGCGCCGCGTGGCCGGGTCCGGACCGCCGCCGACCATCGGCTCGCGATGGCGTTCGCGGTACTCGGCACCGTGCCGGGCGCCCGGGTCACGATCGACGATCTCGCCTGTGCGGCGGTCAGCTTTCCCGATTTCCCCCAGACGCTTCGCAGCATCCGCCGGCGAGGGAAGCGGTGA
- the cmk gene encoding (d)CMP kinase, which produces MKAGVIAIDGPSASGKSSTARAVAEALGFAHLDSGALYRGVTLVALREAARRGRPGEDPLSLLNPETILRTAEDRGLMLQPDGAGFAAYLQGEPVDAAIRAPDVTARVSAVSAVPVIREWVNTRLRAMVRAGRQVVVDGRDIGTVVFPDAELKIFLTATAETRAGRRVTQRGLNEDPARLEAEVEALAVRDQADSTRQVAPLRPAEDAVLLDTTTMRFTEQVEAIVALARPIFGGD; this is translated from the coding sequence GTGAAGGCGGGCGTTATCGCCATCGACGGGCCCAGCGCGTCGGGAAAGTCGAGCACGGCGCGGGCGGTGGCGGAAGCGCTGGGCTTCGCTCATCTGGACTCGGGGGCGCTCTATCGCGGGGTGACGCTGGTGGCGCTCCGGGAGGCCGCGCGGCGCGGGCGGCCGGGAGAGGATCCGCTGTCCCTGCTGAACCCGGAGACCATCCTCCGCACGGCCGAGGATCGCGGACTCATGCTGCAGCCGGACGGGGCGGGGTTCGCCGCCTACCTGCAAGGCGAGCCGGTCGACGCCGCGATCCGCGCGCCCGACGTGACCGCGAGGGTCTCCGCCGTCTCCGCCGTGCCGGTGATTCGCGAATGGGTGAATACCCGGCTTCGCGCGATGGTGCGGGCGGGCCGGCAGGTGGTGGTGGACGGGCGGGACATCGGCACCGTGGTGTTCCCCGACGCGGAGCTCAAGATCTTCCTCACCGCTACGGCTGAGACCCGGGCCGGACGGCGAGTGACGCAGCGAGGTCTGAACGAGGATCCCGCCCGCCTGGAGGCCGAGGTGGAGGCGCTGGCTGTGCGGGACCAGGCGGACTCGACCCGGCAGGTGGCGCCACTCCGGCCGGCTGAGGACGCCGTCCTGCTCGACACCACGACGATGCGGTTCACCGAGCAGGTCGAGGCGATCGTCGCGCTGGCTCGGCCGATCTTCGGGGGTGATTGA